Proteins from a genomic interval of Anomalospiza imberbis isolate Cuckoo-Finch-1a 21T00152 chromosome 18, ASM3175350v1, whole genome shotgun sequence:
- the UBE2L3 gene encoding ubiquitin-conjugating enzyme E2 L3 isoform X1, which yields MHLCSEVSSFAADVELEEIRKCGMKNFRNIQVDEANLLTWQGLIVPDNPPYDKGAFRIEINFPAEYPFKPPKITFKTKIYHPNIDEKGQVCLPVISAENWKPATKTDQVIQSLIALVNDPQPEHPLRADLAEEYSKDRKKFCKNAEEFTKKYGEKRPVD from the exons gAGCTTGAAGAAATCCGCAAATGTGGAATGAAAAACTTCCGTAATATCCAGGTTGATGAAGCTAATTTATTGACCTGGCAAGGGCTTATTGTTCCT GACAATCCTCCATATGATAAAGGAGCCTTCAGAATTGAAATCAACTTCCCAGCAGAATATCCATTCAAACCTCCTAAGAttacatttaaaacaaagatCTATCATCCTAACATCGATGAAAAGGGGCAGGTTTGTCTGCCAGTAATTAGTGCTGAAAACTGGAAGCCAGCAACCAAAACTGACCAAG TAATCCAGTCCCTCATAGCACTGGTGAATGATCCACAGCCCGAGCACCCTCTCCGGGCTGACCTAGCTGAAGAATACTCTAAGGACCGTAAAAAATTCTGTAAGAACGCTGAAGAGTTTACAAAGAAATATGGTGAAAAGCGACCAGTGGACTAA
- the UBE2L3 gene encoding ubiquitin-conjugating enzyme E2 L3 isoform X2, with amino-acid sequence MAASRRLMKELEEIRKCGMKNFRNIQVDEANLLTWQGLIVPDNPPYDKGAFRIEINFPAEYPFKPPKITFKTKIYHPNIDEKGQVCLPVISAENWKPATKTDQVIQSLIALVNDPQPEHPLRADLAEEYSKDRKKFCKNAEEFTKKYGEKRPVD; translated from the exons gAGCTTGAAGAAATCCGCAAATGTGGAATGAAAAACTTCCGTAATATCCAGGTTGATGAAGCTAATTTATTGACCTGGCAAGGGCTTATTGTTCCT GACAATCCTCCATATGATAAAGGAGCCTTCAGAATTGAAATCAACTTCCCAGCAGAATATCCATTCAAACCTCCTAAGAttacatttaaaacaaagatCTATCATCCTAACATCGATGAAAAGGGGCAGGTTTGTCTGCCAGTAATTAGTGCTGAAAACTGGAAGCCAGCAACCAAAACTGACCAAG TAATCCAGTCCCTCATAGCACTGGTGAATGATCCACAGCCCGAGCACCCTCTCCGGGCTGACCTAGCTGAAGAATACTCTAAGGACCGTAAAAAATTCTGTAAGAACGCTGAAGAGTTTACAAAGAAATATGGTGAAAAGCGACCAGTGGACTAA